In a single window of the Pseudomonas sp. B21-015 genome:
- a CDS encoding cytochrome c, giving the protein MNKLIVSLLLTVGISGIAHAAGDAAAGQAKAAVCGACHGPDGNSMAPNFPKLAGQGERYLNKQLHDIKSGKRTVLEMTGLLTNLSDQDLADIAAYFASQKGSVGAADPKVVARGEALFRGGDLAKGLPACTGCHSPNGAGNAAAGFPHLGGQHAQYVGKQLADFRKEEGGRTNDGDTKPMQSIAKKLSDEDIAAVSSYIQGLH; this is encoded by the coding sequence ATGAACAAATTGATCGTGAGTCTGCTGTTGACCGTGGGGATCTCCGGCATTGCCCATGCTGCAGGTGATGCGGCTGCTGGCCAGGCGAAAGCCGCAGTATGTGGCGCCTGTCATGGCCCGGATGGCAATAGCATGGCGCCTAACTTTCCGAAACTGGCAGGTCAGGGCGAGCGTTATCTGAACAAGCAGCTGCACGACATCAAGTCCGGCAAACGTACGGTGCTGGAAATGACCGGCCTGCTGACCAACCTGAGCGATCAGGACCTGGCCGATATCGCCGCCTACTTCGCCAGCCAGAAAGGCAGCGTCGGCGCCGCCGACCCTAAAGTCGTGGCTCGCGGTGAAGCACTGTTCCGTGGTGGCGATTTGGCCAAAGGGCTGCCAGCCTGTACCGGTTGCCACTCGCCGAACGGCGCAGGCAACGCAGCAGCGGGCTTCCCGCACCTGGGCGGCCAGCATGCTCAGTACGTCGGCAAGCAACTGGCCGACTTCAGAAAAGAAGAAGGTGGCCGGACCAACGACGGCGATACCAAACCGATGCAAAGCATTGCTAAAAAGCTGAGCGACGAAGATATCGCTGCAGTCTCCAGCTATATTCAAGGCTTGCACTAA
- a CDS encoding thiol:disulfide interchange protein DsbA/DsbL: MRNLIISAALVAVSLFGMTAQATEKPEAPYVELSNPVPVAEPGKIEVVELFWYGCPHCYAFEPVINPWVEKLPSDVNFVRIPAMFGGPWDAHGQMFLTLEAMGVESKVHAAVFNAIQKEHKKLTDKEDMAEFLATQGVDKEKFLATFDSFAIKGQINKAKELAKKYEITGVPTMIVNGKYRFDIGSAGGAEQALKLADQLVAKERAATKAVVN, from the coding sequence ATGCGTAATCTGATCATCAGCGCCGCACTCGTCGCTGTCAGCCTGTTCGGCATGACCGCCCAAGCCACCGAAAAACCTGAAGCGCCCTATGTCGAACTGAGCAATCCGGTCCCGGTGGCCGAGCCTGGCAAGATCGAAGTCGTGGAGCTGTTCTGGTACGGCTGTCCGCACTGCTATGCCTTCGAACCCGTCATTAACCCATGGGTTGAAAAGCTGCCTTCCGACGTGAATTTCGTGCGTATCCCGGCCATGTTTGGCGGCCCTTGGGATGCACACGGCCAGATGTTCCTGACCCTTGAAGCCATGGGTGTCGAGAGCAAGGTTCACGCTGCCGTGTTCAACGCAATTCAGAAAGAACACAAGAAGCTGACTGACAAAGAAGACATGGCGGAATTCCTGGCGACCCAAGGTGTAGACAAGGAAAAATTCCTGGCCACCTTCGACTCCTTCGCCATCAAGGGCCAGATCAACAAAGCCAAAGAGCTTGCAAAGAAATATGAAATCACCGGCGTGCCTACCATGATCGTCAACGGCAAGTATCGCTTTGACATCGGCTCTGCCGGCGGTGCCGAACAAGCGCTGAAACTGGCCGACCAACTGGTCGCCAAAGAGCGAGCGGCAACCAAGGCCGTCGTCAACTAA
- a CDS encoding endonuclease/exonuclease/phosphatase family protein, which produces MRRWGTERIVGLHDPRVNEHHLESTGLPVDSRLRLLSFNIQVGISTERYRHYLTRGWQHLLPHTGRADNLQKIGNLLGDFDLVALQEVDGGSLRSGYVNQVEHLAQLGAFPYWYQQLNRNLGHLGQHSNGVLSRLRPWAIEDHPLPGPKGRGAILVRFGEGPEALVVVMMHLALGARARSMQLAYIRELIGGYKHQVLMGDMNTHASDLLQHSPLRDLGLLAPQLEATFPSWRPQRCLDHILLSPTLTLEKVEVLAQPISDHLPVAVEIRLPGSLTADALPALSPA; this is translated from the coding sequence ATGCGCCGCTGGGGAACTGAACGCATCGTTGGCCTGCATGACCCGCGGGTCAACGAGCATCACCTGGAATCGACGGGGTTGCCCGTGGACAGCCGTCTGCGTTTGCTCAGTTTCAATATCCAGGTCGGCATCAGTACCGAGCGTTATCGGCACTATCTGACCCGCGGCTGGCAGCATCTGTTGCCGCATACCGGGCGTGCCGACAACCTGCAAAAAATCGGTAATCTGCTGGGCGACTTCGACCTGGTTGCCTTGCAGGAAGTCGATGGCGGCAGCCTGCGATCAGGCTACGTCAATCAGGTCGAACATCTGGCGCAGCTCGGCGCCTTCCCCTACTGGTATCAGCAACTCAATCGCAATCTCGGTCATCTCGGCCAGCACAGCAATGGCGTACTCAGCCGCCTGCGCCCGTGGGCGATTGAAGATCATCCGCTGCCGGGGCCCAAGGGTCGCGGGGCCATTCTGGTGCGCTTCGGCGAAGGTCCGGAGGCGCTTGTGGTGGTGATGATGCACCTGGCGCTGGGCGCTCGCGCCCGTAGCATGCAACTGGCTTACATCCGCGAGTTGATCGGCGGTTATAAACATCAGGTGCTGATGGGCGATATGAACACCCATGCCAGTGACTTGCTGCAACATTCCCCGTTGCGTGATTTAGGCCTGCTCGCGCCGCAACTGGAAGCGACCTTCCCCAGCTGGCGCCCACAGCGTTGCCTGGACCATATTCTGCTGAGCCCCACCCTGACCCTTGAAAAGGTCGAGGTGCTGGCACAACCCATTTCCGATCACCTGCCGGTCGCGGTAGAGATACGTCTGCCGGGCTCGCTCACGGCCGATGCACTCCCCGCGTTGAGTCCTGCCTGA